TGCTTTTCGGGAGTACGAGACGTTACTCGTTCAGGACCATGAGGAGCTTTTTAAAAAGTGTGAGAAATCAAATAAATATAAAGATAATATTAGTAATACAGGGAATGATTTCACCACAGATGCTGATAAATATTCTGAATGGGGTTCTGGGGTCCACTATGGATCGAATGCTGAATCCAGCCCGACAAAAAGGAATTTGTTTGATAGTGACTTAGGTCAGTTAGTGGCAAGCGGAAAGAGGTTGTCTGTAACCGTGTCTCACTTCCCAATGATTTTCTCTCCTATTTCCCCAAGGACTTTTGTTTTGCCTTCTGAGGGCATAATTGCTGACTCATCTTTGTCGAATCAGCATGAAGATTCCCTTGGTCCTGGTCTACCCTCTATATCTACTGGTAAACCTTTCGACAGTGATGAGGTTCCTCCAGGAGTGACATTGACTGCTCAGTTCCTGTATCATTTGGCAAATAAGGTAACAATTTATCTCATACTATATACCACTTGCTAGTGACTTTTATTTTTGTTAAGGGTTTGATCCTTTGTTGATTGCCATTCTTCATTACGAAATGTATGTAGATGGATCTAAAGCTCGATATATTTTCGCTGGGTGATACTTCAAAGGTCATTGGGAAGTTGATGATGGATATGTCAAGTTTATATGATGTTGGTCGTAATAAGAGATCTGCTGGTCTATTGATCGTAGATCGTACGGTTGATCTCCTAACTCCTTGCTTCCATGGTGACTCATTTCTTGATAGGATGCTGTCCTCATTGCCACGCAAAGAAAAGATTTCATCATCATATTCTGTGGCGAAAAATCCACAGAATCCAAGCAAGCATTCTCACACTGCTGTTAAACGAGTCCCACTGGATATAAAGGTCCCTTTTGAGACAGTCTTTAAGAAGGAAGAACCTAAGAGTCGGACAAGTATGCTGTCTGAAGGTATCATGTCATTTATGTCTGGATGGAACTCTGCTGATGTTGACTCCGAAGTTACCTGGCTGCCTGATTATTCTGACAAAGCACAAGATGACAGACTTGACAGTGACCTTGGCACTCTAAATGGTTCACTCCTATCGAATTATGCTGGAGTACACTACTTAGAAGCATTACTAGACAGGGGAGCAAAAGATGGATTAATGCTGATTAAGAAATGGCTTATTGAAGCTCTGCAGCATGAGAAACTATCCTCTGCATCTAAAGGTCGACAAGGAGCCACTTCTGTTTCAGAGATTCGTTCTATGGTACAAATACTCTCTCAAGACCAGTTGTCATTGTTAAGAAACAGAGGAGTTATCCAGTTAGCTCTGGCTGCTGAAATGACTCTCCTGGAGCCTCAAAGTTCTCACTGGGATGCTTTTACTAGTGCTGAAAGAATATTAAGTGTAACATCTGCAGAGACGACTCAAAGTCTTGCCAGTGAGCTTCGTGATTTCATAAACACTAGTACTTCAGTGGACTCTCACAAACAAGCTACTACAATGGAATCTTCTCAGGGATTACTTAGTTTTCAGGATGTATTACTTCTAACAATTATTGGGTATATCTTGGCTGGTGAGAATTTTCCTACATCTATAGCTGGTGGTCCCTTTTCTTGGGAAGATGAGCGGTCTCTTAAAGATGTGGTGGTGGATTCTATCCTTGAGCGACCATCATCAGTGAAGCTACGATTCCTTGATGGCctggataatgaacttgaagCTAAAGCAAGATCCAAAGATGTTGAGAGGAATAATAAGGACTCTACTGAGCCATCCAGTACTGATGATTTCGATGATGAATGGGGTAACTGGGATGACAATGACAATGCCGATGACCAAAAGGAGGAACCTTATGGGGATATGCAACTGAAGTTGGAAGTGCGAGATAGGGTTGACCAACTTTTCAAATTCTTTCACAAATTGTCCAGTATGAGGTTAAGAAACCATGCCCTTGGAGAAGGTCTAGCGGCATTAAGTAGATTTGAAACTGATGGCTACTCGAGGAAAGGCTTGCTTTATAAATTGCTATTAGCCCTGTTGTCAAGGTATGATGTACCTGGCCTTGAATATCATTCATCAGCTGTTGGTCGTTTGTTCAAAAGTGGATTAGGGAGATTTGGGCTTGGACAGGTGAGTTTCTCAGTTACCTTTTACTTGCTTGCTCTGTCTTTTTGTTTATctctttattttcatttttctaaCTATCGTTCCATTTGCAGTCCAAACCAAGCTTTGGTGATCAAAGTGTGCTTATCATTTTTGTTGTGGGGGGTATTAATACTCTGGAGGTAAGATACATTTTCTTTGGTTTTCACTATTCGACCATCTCATGATTTAAGTTCTATGTTTCTCCCAGACTGTTTGGTGTTTACATGAATGAACTCTATTGCAAACTGCATGAACCCACCACTAGCTTTTAATTGTAACAAATGTCTGTTATCTTTGTCAATTATGATTCTATGAAAAAGATATTTTAGGTAATTGATCAGGTGTGACAGAATAATGTATTTTTTTCTTGGTATAATGAGTTTATCTTGGTATGAAGGAAGCGTGGGTATGAAACCTCCAATTCAAAATACATGTCGTTTTATGATTCTTTtcattcaactttttttttttacttttgagTCTTTGACTatcaatatataaaaaaaactacatGGATTGAAAATGTAAGATTGATGTTATTAGGTTCTCCATGAGAATTACCTACAAAATTTTTAACTACCCttgacattttttttagaaattgtTGCTTAAAGTTTTCACCTTGTAGACCGTGTTGATGCCCTAAATGATATGTATTTCAAATCAGAGAGAGTACCTTTTCGCTATATGAAATCTTGTTCTATAATAGTAAGTTTTAATTACTGCAGTTTGAAAAGCACACATGTTAGCTAGCATTCTTTTATTTTCAACATACAATCTCCAAACTCCAGCACTTGTAGTTTGATCTTTTGAAATGTAGTATCAACAACACACATGGATTTTCAATGTCATGCAGTAACCATATTATCTTTAACAAGATGGTAATCACTGCCTTACCAAACCAAATGGCCTCTTTTATGCAAGGTGCGGGAAGTTATGAAGGCAATCTCAGAGAGCAGCAGACCAGATGTGGAGCTTATTCTTGGTGGTACAACCCTTCTCACTCCAGATGACATGTTTGAGTTGATGTTGGGCTCGTAGGCCCAACCTTCATGCTTGAGAGGCCTATTCTGACATCAGGAGGTGGTGCACAAGGCATCAGAATAAGAGTCCCAAGTAACCCAGATTATTTACCCAGTGCATTATATCAGAAATTTTAGTGTCTGGTGGAGCAGAATGTCAACAGTATGAAGAGTGTGTTGTTGATACTACCAGAAGCGGCAGATAGCACTTCATGAACATCCTTGGACACCCTTTGTCATAAGCTGCAAGATGTACTAACAATTTTTCATTAGTTTGCAGCACCAGCAATAATGGCTTTTGCAGTAATCCTCAGAAAATGCACATATTGCTGGAAGCTATACATCTCTGATGAGGGATGGGGGAAGACCTTGGAAGGCTTCGCTAAAGATATCTACCTTAAAGTGAGTGGCTGGCATTCTTCTATATTAGAACGTCAAGAGGTAGCAAACAAAAGATAAGTCTGAATTAACCTGCTAACTATACACTCAAAACTAGCATGGACATGTGTTGTTTAGGAGCAGTTGTTTTGCTTCCAAAGATATGCTTGCCAGTATAGTAACCAGCATGTGAAATCAGTGTACATTGTACGGTTGTGATATGGAAAGTTCGGAGTTTTACTGCACTTGAAAACTCTCAAACATCCCTATATATTGAAAATTCGCCAAAGTATCTTTTTGATGCCGTAGACTTTATTCCAAATCTTTTGGTAAGTCATCTAAATCCTTGGAAAGAAGTCTTCAAAGTATCCAATGATGTACAAGGGTCAAGGGTAGCTTTGCACTATCTTATCAGCCATGTAATGTAAGTATTCACATACTCATTGGCCGAAAGGGCATATAAGATAAGAAGGCCAAGCTTGTTATGCTGCACAAGGGAACACTTTAACTGTTGGATCTCCTTCTGCTACTATTCCTTGTTtgctactccatccgttccaaattgtaggtcgttttgacttttctaggttcatagatattattatgcatctagacacacactatatctaaatgcataataatatatatgaacctaaaaaggctaaaacgacctacaatttggaacggatggagtatttgCCTGCTTTTCTTATACAAATAGGCATATTGACTGCTACAATTTCGTCCAAGGCGTGGCAAAATTTTCACCATCTTTTTCCACTCACCCAGACTTCCAAATGTGCTTTGGATTTAGGAGAACAAATGTACACCATGGCATCATTTCATTACAAcatacatttttttagaaaaaaacacAACAACATACATCTTAGATCAGTTGTTCTAGGACAGTTAGT
This genomic window from Setaria viridis chromosome 8, Setaria_viridis_v4.0, whole genome shotgun sequence contains:
- the LOC117833223 gene encoding sec1 family domain-containing protein MIP3, which gives rise to MGSVDLIAACLDSIRQIGDEIVDAIVYVDAGTLEAFQFIGAFSLLLELGARAVCSLESASPLDAVSDWHSKFSHPVRKIVVLTSRLLSDAHRYILRCLGNHGTVSHCTVLTAISEVGHSAYIDSPLGPDAFREYETLLVQDHEELFKKCEKSNKYKDNISNTGNDFTTDADKYSEWGSGVHYGSNAESSPTKRNLFDSDLGQLVASGKRLSVTVSHFPMIFSPISPRTFVLPSEGIIADSSLSNQHEDSLGPGLPSISTGKPFDSDEVPPGVTLTAQFLYHLANKMDLKLDIFSLGDTSKVIGKLMMDMSSLYDVGRNKRSAGLLIVDRTVDLLTPCFHGDSFLDRMLSSLPRKEKISSSYSVAKNPQNPSKHSHTAVKRVPLDIKVPFETVFKKEEPKSRTSMLSEGIMSFMSGWNSADVDSEVTWLPDYSDKAQDDRLDSDLGTLNGSLLSNYAGVHYLEALLDRGAKDGLMLIKKWLIEALQHEKLSSASKGRQGATSVSEIRSMVQILSQDQLSLLRNRGVIQLALAAEMTLLEPQSSHWDAFTSAERILSVTSAETTQSLASELRDFINTSTSVDSHKQATTMESSQGLLSFQDVLLLTIIGYILAGENFPTSIAGGPFSWEDERSLKDVVVDSILERPSSVKLRFLDGLDNELEAKARSKDVERNNKDSTEPSSTDDFDDEWGNWDDNDNADDQKEEPYGDMQLKLEVRDRVDQLFKFFHKLSSMRLRNHALGEGLAALSRFETDGYSRKGLLYKLLLALLSRYDVPGLEYHSSAVGRLFKSGLGRFGLGQSKPSFGDQSVLIIFVVGGINTLEVREVMKAISESSRPDVELILGGTTLLTPDDMFELMLGS